AGCCACTAactgatatatataaaaaaaaatcaacatgaaacaaaagtgaaggAAAAAAGCTCAACAGGAGGGAAGGAAAAACGggaaaaaactcaacaaaattaacatagtaatcaacaaaattagtaaaaataactaaagtaatcaacgaaatgaacaaaaccaaaaaactgcacaaaaattaacaatcaacaaaattaacacaaaaaccccacaataatcaacaaattagTAAAACTTATCAAAATGATTAATCAAATGGACAAACTAATCAACAAATCTGATATAAATCaacaatatgaaaaaacaaaataatcacactgtaatcaacaaaattaacaaaaaaataatcttataACTCACAAAACAAATAATCAGcaaacaaaataatctacaaaaagaacaaaacaaacaaattttaaaaaagaaaatctacaaaatgagtaaaaaaggcCCAATTCTTATTTTCCTGTTTCTGctaaagggatcaataaagttctttCTGATGTaaacaacaaagtgaacaaaaatgaacaaaataacaaggTTTAATTTGTAattgtgctgtttcttgtcatggagtcagaggtcaaactaaagagtgactttaacctttacaacacatttaattCAGTTTGAGAGTTTTACGGTTGTACATGTATTtacagggctgttagaaaatattgattctgcaatatattgcgatatttcatttcacaatactgtatcaatattaacaagtactgtatcgatatttttaggtatttattcaaatgcagatattgtggaggttcacttttgttttttggttttctttattgtttatatcttatttattatttaacactgtttcattaaataatggttacTTGAAGGATTCTAAAAAtcatctgagaggcagatgttagttcctttggaaactacaAGAAATAGAAaaatttttgtgatatagcattagatcctgttctgatcaaataaaaatgtgtttagtgtttgtacatatttctggtgtaattcattcttccaggaaataatctttgaaaaaaaaagaaacaaacaaaaaattgcattttaacagcatcatgaatatatgtgatatattgtatcgtgatcctagtattgtgatttgtatcgtatcaccagactattgctaatacacagccctatgtATTTACTGCATTTCTTTGGTTTTGTGTTTACCTATTTGATGTATTCCTCAGTACGACATATTCACACATGAACATATAAAATGAACATTCCAAGAATATGAATACATGTGTGTGCAATTCATCACACAAGATCAGCTTTTCTGCAGTTTTGGCCTAATTAGGAATGGTTTCTAACGACATTGTGAGTGTATTAATACATTTAGTTTAATAGTAATTATAATTAGGAATGCACTACTAGTGTTGTATTTACACTGACCTTGAACTAAGGTTGATAAAAATGACAGTTGTTATCATATGAACATACAGGACCTGCTGACACCTTCCAAATGTACTGGAAATTATGGCTGAGTCATGAAACCTGGTCGATACAGCGGTTACTCCGATCCTGAGGTCGGCTGTTATAGTTCGGTTTAATTCTGAGTCTTGAACTGTTTAACGTTTGTGTACCTTTTCTTTGCAGAGATCTGATTGGGAGGCTTCAGACGCCAATGACCCATCAGGGGGAGGAGCTTTGTGAACAGATCCATGTGGTGCCGATTGTGGACCCTTAAACCCAGAccgtctaaaccagtggttcttaacctgggttcgatcgaaccctaggggttcagtgagtcagtctcaggggttctctggaggtcaagacacacactcgactcattagtcaggtgtgtgtgtcgggctaggtccgtgtatgtaaacaaacggcttcggagactctttctctgattgacatccaatatacacggtgtattgttgttgcttatagcactacaacacatccggaagtgttttagaatctcttccactcgtctgacgatgaattatttgagtattttccacatcgttatgacttttgctacttcctgttaaccacggaggcagccatgtgtagcgtttgtttccattttttcggtcaccgcactggtcagttacaatcatgtgacgaccgacgcaccgtcgggATGGAGAAAccgtattacgctaaagctgaGCTAGTGCCCTAataaacaacgatcacaaaaatactgaaggagtataatgagaacttttttttttgatacactacatgcaattatcttttttttatgtcaaaattgcgtggttcggaaagttcaggagcgagatgaaacgaaaccgGGGTTgaacctgacggcctacacatacatatacacaacagcagaagtcactgatttgcagtaaatattcatattattgtagcctgatggaaattaggtgatgggtgtgtgttaaaatgttaaaaatgataaatagcatgaatacaataagttcattattggaatacataaggttaaaaattaaaaccatttcagtgtggttgtattaaaaaaggtcgagtctttgtgaaaaggtatggaatttgttgtaagttcatgcactgtattggtttgtTCTTTGACACAGTGAGTTAATGCCTGGTTCATTTTGTGTCACCAGTAAACATATACctgtcttgaattaaaaaaaatcatattgtatttttataaagaagggttcagtgaatgtgcatatgaaactggtggggttcagtaccgccaacaaggttaagaaccactgtctaAAACCCACCACATACTGACGGTGCATTTTCCACTGGAACACCACAGATATTCTAAAGCGCTCAACCATAGCTTTGTTTACTTTGCCGGAGACAATAATTAAAGATGCTGAGAAGAATGTACATATTTTGTTACTGTGAGAGAATTAAGCATTGATGTTAAATGTGTACGATCCTGTTTCATATTGTGTTATGAGTGTTGTATATGTACTGTAACTACCTGTTGTTTTGTCATGACACGAGCCGAATTAAAGTTCAAGAGTTTGCATTAATTGCttagaaaaaatgtccaaaatgtcccAACTTGACAACACTGTCCCCATTTTACAAAACTGACACACTCTTGTgtcttcactttaaaaaaaaaacttttaagaggtttgtcagtctctgtatttagatccaatctgatagaTGCAAAGAATGACAGTAGGAAAACAACTAACAGCTTAACGGAAAAAAACAGCTGCTACAAACAACAGTGgtcatttagtgtgacctttgaccttaaccctttagttcagacaaCAGGAGATTTATCGCATTAATTGTACTGATGTTTTATGGAAAAGTCTAAATGAGtcactaattaaaaaaacagTCAACATGAAGCaataattaacaagaaaaaaaaatcaaatatacaaaatgagccaaataatcaacaaaataaccaaaaaaaaaacaaaaaaataacaaaaataaaattaatcacaaaatgagacaacaaTGAATGAGTCAAAatcacccttagggatagggggaggggctcagtcaccagggaggagctcggagtagagccgctgaacctccacatccagaggggcctgCTGAggtgcctcctggacgcctccctggggaggtgttctggcaTGTCCTGCTGGGAGGaggccttggggaagacctaggacacaacagagagactatgtctgtgggctggcctgggaatgcctcaggaTCCCCCCggaggagctagaggaggaggagtctggggagagggaggtctgggcatccctgcttagactgttgccacCGTGACCTGGCCCCAAATAAGAGGAACAAAATGAATGGTTGGGTTTATACTGATGTTATCGCCTATGATCACGAACAAACCCAGTGTTTGAGAAGAAACTCTACCTCTGGACTGTTTCAGCCTGTACAGGATCTACTTTGATGATCTACAACATGGAACCAGAACAACACAATTAAAGTCATCAATGAGCATGAAATTCACACAGGCATTTCTGAaagtttacagtctgtttttttacacatttatgaGACATTTAGATGACATCCATCGTACCGTGTTTTTCTTCTCAGGCTCTTATTTTAGCCAAGAAATGTTCAGATTTTAAAACTCTTTTCCAGAAGAAGCAAATCGCCACGATTACAACACACGATTCAACAGCTTTATGGTCATGTTATTGCACCACAACTCTGATTAATCTAACACACATGAAATATTACAATATTTTCAGATACTCATACCATTTTTTTTAGTTGTACACTGTAAtaaccaaaactaaaataaaagctTCACACTTTTTTAATTACATGGAATGAATTAAACAATATCAGACTTTTTCACAAAACTTTATTGATTTTGGActtttctgtatatttgtatttactgatattataCATTTATTATTCAGTTTCTGACTCTAAAAGCCCTGTAACTTCCTCATTTTTAAATCACTGTACATTCGTTTGCCACTTCACGTTTCagtaaataaaagagaaataagaTTTAGCAACAACAATTCAATACACACTTGCTTTATTGGATTGAAGTGAACAACACAGAACATAATGTTACAGATTCAGCAGAGAATTATTCAAACAGTAAAAATGCGTTACAAAGTGGGACTTCACAGATATTTGACCTCAGTAACAGCACAATTTTAAAGCCaaaatttcacaactttatccaTTTGAAGACGATCAAAACTGCAACAAGCTACTGTTAAAAACCTGATCTTTCCCAATTCTGGTTGTCTTTTTTCAGGAGCAGTTTCAGCGTCAGTGTTTGAGATCTGCAGGTCAGTAGTGATTTTTAAAGGCTGACATGATCATGACAAAGCACACTTAACCAGCTGAGATAATAGTTGCAGCTATGTCAGCCGCAACTTCTGCCAATATGATTAGTATGTAAAACATCTCATTAGGTCTGATGAACTGGTCCGTCTCTGATCAGTAACAGCTCTGTCTTAGTCTATACAACTGAAACAGTTAGCACAGGCCCCTCTATGGGTTGTTTCctcatattttactccaaaactaCAAAGCTaactgtatttatgtatttaaagtCAGAACTTCAGTTTAAAGAAGAAGTTTAAAGACCAGAGAACAAATGGAGTAATACACAGACAAATGCTTTAACAGGAGATGATTAATTAGTATGTTAACATAAACTGAACAGAGCTTGTTCAGACACTTGTATTTTAAGAAATAATATGAGAAGGTAAAGGTGTAAACTGTCCCTTTGTGTTGTTAGATAGTCCAGAGACTAGAGGTTTGGAACTAAAGTTCCAAGTCTCCATGTGTGTCCTTGATTTAATTCTTGTATGTGATATTGTCCTTATTGTGTCCTGGTCAGTATCACCGTCCTCCTTTTGGTCCTGGTCAGTATCACCGTCCTCGTTTTCGTTCTGGTCAGTATCACCGTCCTCCTTTTGGTCCTGGTCAGTCTCACCGTCCTCGTTTTGATCCTGGTCAGCATCACAGTCCTCCTTTTGGTCCTGGTCAGTCTCACCATCCCCGTTTCATCCTGGTCAGTATCATCATCCTCGTTTTCGTCCTGGTCAGTATCACCGTCCTCCTTTTGGTCCTGGTCAGCCTCATCATCCTCATTTTGGTCCTGGTCAGTATCATCATCCTCGTTTTCGTCCTGGTCAGTCTCACTGTCCTCCTTTTGGTCCTGGTCAGTCTCACCATCCTCGTTTTGGTCCTGGTCAGTATCACCGTCCTCCTTTTGGTCCTGGTCAGTATGACTGTCCTCATTTTGGTCCTGGTCAGTTTCGTGGTCCTGGGtttggtcttggtcagtttcacTGCTCCTGtttggtcttggtcagtttcatGGCCCTTGTTTAGGTCTTGGTCAGTTTTCATGGTCCTGGTTTAGGACTTGGTCAGTACCATGGTCCTTGTCTGAGTCTTGGACAGTGTGATGCTCACTGTTTTGGCCTTTTTCATTGGAATCAGTCTTGGTCTGATCTTTGACTGCATTGGTACTGGTCTTGGTTTGGTCTTGCTTACTGTCCGTTGTCCCTGTAACTGAAGTCTGCAGAAGTGTTTCTCCTCTCTCTACTTTAGCCATCATCTCTGCTTTTTCTCTCATGTGTGTCAGGGCCTGAACTCGTTTTTTCCATCCTAGTTTGTGCTCAGATTTCTCTGACTCAATGAGCATGTCGATGTACTCTGGAGTAGATAGAGGGTTTGGTTTCAATGCGATTTCTTTTAGTCGGTTTAAACATCTTGAAGACTTTTTCATCAGCTCCACAACTTGATTTTGCACAAGTTTGTACTCGTCCTTTAATTTGGAAATTAAAGCCTGGATAGGTGACTTTGCTTCTTTAGCTTTCAGGTACTTTTCTTTGAGCTCTTTCACTGTTCGCTTTTCTTTAACTTCCTTATACACCCACCTGTACTTCTGGTTATAGTGTACACTCCAGATACATTTCTTTGGACACTCTCTGCAGTTTCCATCTGAACCCATTGCAGCACAACCACTTTTGTCTGAATCATTTGGAATGCCACAAGGATAATGACAGGTATGGTGACACTGTTGACAATTTGTGATGTAATTTCCACTCCCAGAAATATCCTCCTTATCAGGGTGGGTGACAGTGACTTCAAACTCAAAGTTCTCATTTCTGGTGATCTCAGCCTCATGTTCTTTAATCTTTTCAGCTGTTTCTTTCACCTCCTCAAGTTTGGCTAGACCAACTCTAACCTGTATCTGCAAATTTTCCACTGAAACCTCAAGCTGCTGCCTTTCTCTGAGGACCTCATTTGTCATTGTCAAGCTTTTGGTTGTTATTTGATTCAATGCCGCAAAGAACCTCTTCATACTTCGTAATCCCATGTTCCAAAACATCTCATCAAAACCTCCTTCTTCATCATCAGATGACTGGTTGTAGGCAAACAGAGCAGAGTTGTTGAATTTGAAGTGAGCTGGCAGCCCATCATCAGTTTTAGGACATGGGACACCTGACGCATTGATCGCCTCTAGAACTGGTGGGCGCTGACCGTCTGCAAACGTCACCAGAATCCTGATGTTTTCTGCCACATCTTTGCCAAAGATTGAGAGAACAGAATCAAACACATATTTCTGTGTTGGTGTGAGTCGAGCTAAAGCAGACTGAGTGACAAAACAGACAATGTCAATTTCACTGACCCCAGATTTCTGGGTGAAGAGACGCTGTAACTGCTGTGTGATCTCTTTGTCTCTTTCAATGCCTCTTGTGTCTCCAAACCCTGGAGTGTCAATGATAGTCAGGGAGTGGGGGATCTGAAACTCTTCTCGGTAGTTTATTTTGTACACTGTGGCTTCAGAGGTCTGACTTTCTGcttgtgttttcccctgtccttcATCAACTAACTTGAACCGATATGAATCATCCCATCTGACACCTAAGATGTAATTGATCATCCCATTGATGAGAGTCGACTTCCCAGCTCCAGTGGCTCCAAGAACCATTATGGTGCGATTTGGTTTGGTTTTGCAGATTCTTCCCCAAACCAGAATCGTCTACACCCACATATATTTATATCCCTCTTCTTTTAGAGGGATTTTATAAACAGGGAGAGGCCCTATCTGAGGTTCCAGCAGTTCGCTTTTATCTCGGATAGCATCAGGAAGACGTTTAGGgacctctggttctggttctggttcagggtctggttccaTTTCTGTCCAgggagattctgattctgaccaGTTCTCACTCTGCTCTTTTTCTTTTGATGTTTTAGTGAAAAATGATTTAATTGAATTTTAAAAGAATTCCAGGCCATTTTGTCAGACTCACACTGTGAACAACAGTCCAGAGAAGTCAAATACAGTTATAATGAGAACAGTGACTGaaacagtccagtcagtcggttaTCCAACCTGCTGCAGCGTTTCCTCTTTCTTGTGAAGTGCCATTTGTTTtcaatctgggaaaaaaaaaatactgatatttatatCATCTACATTGTAGATTAATACTTAAGACCTAAAGGCAGAGagaattatgtagttaaacaAACCAGAATATGTTCTATATTCTTCACAATAACCTCCTTTTCCTTTGATGACAGCTTTGGCATTCTGTCAGATTGATGAGTCATGTCAAGTATTAATTTGTGGAGTTTCTTACCTTCTTAATGTTTTTGAGACAATCGGTTGGGTTCCAGTGAATATCCCTATTTGCCTTCTATTGTAATGCAGAGTGTAGGAACCACTgaaataaatagagaaaaaaaaacaaaacatgagggTAAGTCAATCCAGAAAATTCAAGAACTTTGAATGCATCAACTGCAGTCATGAAATCCATCAAACACTGATGAAACTGGAGCAAGAACAAGAGGAAGAACAAGTGAAAAGTAAGCAGAGCATTGCCAATATCCCCGCCTGGTTGCAGAACACTTTGCCATTCCTGCTCACTAATACCCTGCCTCCCTAGGGTTTCATTTAGAATTTGAAATTTAAAATAACTGtaaactgaattaaacaaaaTGACTGTCCTTTCtgggtagttcagtcaaaccaagacaaacattattctgGCCAagtataacttaaaaaaaaaaaaaaaaaagcagtcatGAAACTGTGCACTGTACCTCTCCTAGTGATAAAACCATGCATGTTGAATTTGAAAAGAATAGAGTTAATAGTGTTTGGGAAATTGGTTGGACAGATGAACatcctggtatatctatatacCCCCACCCTCTGGGGCGGGCGGGTACATAGAGAATTTCTTGGTCCAAGAAACAACAGGAATGACATTAGACAAGTGGAGATCTGTACTTTGGTCAATTAAGT
The DNA window shown above is from Sphaeramia orbicularis chromosome 17, fSphaOr1.1, whole genome shotgun sequence and carries:
- the LOC115437481 gene encoding uncharacterized protein LOC115437481, with translation ILVWGRICKTKPNRTIMVLGATGAGKSTLINGMINYILGVRWDDSYRFKLVDEGQGKTQAESQTSEATVYKINYREEFQIPHSLTIIDTPGFGDTRGIERDKEITQQLQRLFTQKSGVSEIDIVCFVTQSALARLTPTQKYVFDSVLSIFGKDVAENIRILVTFADGQRPPVLEAINASGVPCPKTDDGLPAHFKFNNSALFAYNQSSDDEEGGFDEMFWNMGLRSMKRFFAALNQITTKSLTMTNEVLRERQQLEVSVENLQIQVRVGLAKLEEVKETAEKIKEHEAEITRNENFEFEVTVTHPDKEDISGSGNYITNCQQCHHTCHYPCGIPNDSDKSGCAAMGSDGNCRECPKKCIWSVHYNQKYRWVYKEVKEKRTVKELKEKYLKAKEAKSPIQALISKLKDEYKLVQNQVVELMKKSSRCLNRLKEIALKPNPLSTPEYIDMLIESEKSEHKLGWKKRVQALTHMREKAEMMAKVERGETLLQTSVTGTTDSKQDQTKTSTNAVKDQTKTDSNEKGQNSEHHTVQDSDKDHGTDQVQDHETDQDQNEDSHTDQDQKEDGDTDQDQNEDGETDQDQKEDSETDQDENEDDDTDQDQNEDDEADQDQKEDGDTDQDENEDDDTDQDETGMVRLTRTKRRTVMLTRIKTRTVRLTRTKRRTVILTRTKTRTVILTRTKRRTVILTRTQ